The following coding sequences lie in one Polluticoccus soli genomic window:
- a CDS encoding flavin reductase family protein, translating to MRIIPGEIKTAQLHSYLLGSVAPRPICFASTVDENGFPNLSPFSFFNVFGSKPPILIFSPARRVRDNTIKHTLENIYATKEVVINVVSYSMVQQASLTSCEYPKGVNEFEKAGFTPLASEMVRPFRVKESPVQMECKVKQVIETGHEGGAGNLIICELVCMHVDDSVLDETGKIDPHKIDLVARMGADYYCRASGNSVFEVPKPNIQLGIGIDALPINIRNSNVLTGNDLGLLGNYTAIPEKTAINDDRLQNILKNNDAKTIEAQKILHVYAKELLDAGQVEKAWQILLADR from the coding sequence ATGAGAATCATTCCCGGTGAGATAAAAACGGCGCAACTGCACAGCTATCTGCTTGGCTCAGTAGCGCCCCGTCCTATTTGCTTTGCCAGTACCGTTGACGAGAACGGCTTTCCCAATCTTTCGCCTTTCAGTTTTTTTAACGTTTTCGGCAGCAAGCCGCCGATCCTGATATTCTCCCCAGCTCGTCGCGTCCGCGACAATACCATTAAACATACGCTGGAGAACATTTATGCGACTAAAGAGGTGGTGATCAATGTGGTGAGTTATTCTATGGTACAACAAGCCAGCTTAACCAGTTGCGAATACCCAAAAGGTGTTAACGAATTTGAGAAGGCAGGGTTTACGCCTCTGGCCTCCGAAATGGTGCGCCCTTTCCGCGTAAAGGAATCGCCGGTTCAGATGGAGTGTAAAGTGAAACAAGTGATAGAGACGGGTCATGAGGGCGGAGCCGGCAACCTTATCATCTGCGAACTGGTGTGTATGCACGTGGACGACAGCGTGCTGGATGAGACCGGTAAGATCGATCCACACAAAATAGACCTCGTAGCACGGATGGGTGCCGATTATTACTGCAGGGCTTCGGGAAATTCTGTGTTTGAAGTGCCCAAACCGAACATCCAGTTAGGTATAGGGATAGATGCATTGCCAATTAATATCCGTAATAGCAATGTGTTAACAGGTAACGATCTTGGACTGCTGGGCAATTACACCGCAATACCAGAGAAAACTGCCATAAATGATGATCGTTTGCAAAATATATTGAAAAATAACGATGCGAAAACGATTGAAGCGCAAAAAATACTGCACGTTTACGCCAAAGAGCTGCTGGACGCGGGACAGGTGGAAAAAGCCTGGCAGATCCTGTTGGCTGACCGATAA